Proteins from one Meriones unguiculatus strain TT.TT164.6M chromosome 10, Bangor_MerUng_6.1, whole genome shotgun sequence genomic window:
- the Sf3b4 gene encoding splicing factor 3B subunit 4 produces the protein MAAGPISERNQDATVYVGGLDEKVSEPLLWELFLQAGPVVNTHMPKDRVTGQHQGYGFVEFLSEEDADYAIKIMNMIKLYGKPIRVNKASAHNKNLDVGANIFIGNLDPEIDEKLLYDTFSAFGVILQTPKIMRDPDTGNSKGYAFINFASFDASDAAIEAMNGQYLCNRPITVSYAFKKDSKGERHGSAAERLLAAQNPLSQADRPHQLFADAPPPPSAPNPVVSSLGSGLPPPGMPPPGSFPPPVPPPGALPPGIPPAMPPPPMPPGAGGHGPPAAGTPGAGHPGHGHSHPHPFPPGGMPHPGMSQMQLAHHGPHGLGHPHAGPPGSGGQPPPRPPPGMPHPGPPPMGMPPRGPPFGSPMGHPGPMPPHGMRGPPPLMPPHGYTGPPRPPPYGYQRGPLPPPRPTPRPPVPPRGPLRGPLPQ, from the exons ATGGCTGCCGGGCCGATTTCCGAACGGAATCAGG ATGCCACGGTGTACGTGGGGGGTCTAGACGAGAAAGTAAGCGAACCACTGCTGTGGGAGCTCTTTCTCCAGGCAGGGCCAGTGGTCAACACCCACATGCCAAAGGACAGAGTCACTGGCCAGCACCAAG gttatGGCTTTGTTGAATTTTTGAGTGAGGAAGATGCTGACTATGCCATTAAGATTATGAACATGATCAAACTCTATGGGAAGCCAATACGGGTGAACAAGGCCTCGGCTCACAACAAAAACCTGGATGTAGGAGCCAACATCTTCATTGGGAACCTGGACCCAGAAATTGATGAAAAGCTGCTTTATGATACTTTCAGCGCCTTTGGAGTCATCTTACAGACCCCTAAGATTATGCGGGACCCCGACACAGGCAACTCCAAGGGTTATGCCTTCATTAATTTTGCTTCATTTGATGCTTCGGATGCAGCAATTGAGGCCATGAATGGGCAGTACCTGTGTAACCGCCCAATCACTGTGTCTTACGCCTTCAAGAAGGACTCTAAGGGCGAGCGtcatggctcagcagctgaacgACTTCTGGCGGCCCAGAATCCACTGTCCCAGGCTGACCGCCCTCATCAGCTGTTTGCAGATGCGCCCCCTCCGCCTTCTGCCCCCAATCCTGTGGTTTCATCCCTGGGTTCTGGGCTTCCTCCACCAG GCATGCCTCCTCCTGGCTCCTTCCCACCGCCAGTGCCGCCTcctggagccctgcctcctggGATACCTCCAGCCATGCCCCCACCACCTATGCCACCTGGGGCTGGAGGACATGGCCCCCCAGCAGCAGGAACTCCAGGGGCTGGACATCCCGGTCACGGACATTCGCACCCTCATCCGTTCCCACCGGGTGGAATGCCCCATCCAG ggATGTCCCAGATGCAGCTGGCCCACCATGGCCCCCATGGCCTAGGACACCCGCATGCTGGACCTCCAGGCTCCGGGGGCCAGCCACCGCCTCGACCACCGCCTGGAATGCCTCATCCTGGACCTCCTCCGATGGGCATGCCCCCACGAGGGCCTCCTTTTGGATCTCCCATGG GTCACCCAGGCCCCATGCCTCCACACGGTATGCGTGGGCCTCCTCCGTTGATGCCCCCTCATGGATACACTGGTCCTCCGAGACCCCCTCCCTATGGCTACCAGCGGgggcccctccctccacccagaCCCACCCCACGGCCCCCAGTTCCACCTCGTGGTCCACTTCGAGGCCCACTTCCTCAGTAA